One window from the genome of Natronomonas pharaonis DSM 2160 encodes:
- a CDS encoding anthranilate synthase component II, with the protein MTGEDAESQPTVLVIDNYDSFVYNLVQYVGTHANVVVRRNDEISAAGIGRLDPDGIVVSPGPGTPTDAGVSMPIFESLSYPTLGVCLGHQALCAANGAAVGHAPEVVHGKPSVINHDGRGIFASLPDRFEVGRYHSLSVEPGELPASLVETARTDDERGVVMGVRHRERPHIGVQFHPESILTDAGEQMIAAFCSQCKTD; encoded by the coding sequence ATGACCGGGGAAGACGCCGAGAGCCAGCCGACCGTGCTCGTTATCGACAACTACGACTCCTTCGTCTACAACCTCGTTCAGTACGTCGGCACGCACGCCAACGTTGTGGTTCGGCGCAACGATGAGATATCCGCTGCGGGAATCGGACGGCTCGACCCCGACGGCATCGTGGTCTCGCCGGGACCGGGGACACCAACCGATGCTGGCGTGTCGATGCCGATATTCGAGTCGCTGTCGTATCCGACACTGGGAGTCTGTCTCGGCCACCAAGCGCTGTGTGCCGCCAACGGCGCCGCTGTCGGCCATGCCCCGGAGGTCGTCCACGGAAAGCCATCGGTCATCAACCACGACGGCCGCGGCATCTTCGCGTCGCTTCCGGACCGCTTCGAGGTCGGGCGCTACCACTCACTTTCGGTCGAGCCGGGCGAGTTGCCGGCGTCGCTCGTGGAGACAGCGCGTACCGACGACGAGCGCGGCGTCGTCATGGGCGTCCGTCACCGCGAAAGGCCCCACATTGGCGTCCAGTTTCACCCGGAGAGCATCCTGACCGACGCCGGCGAGCAGATGATAGCGGCCTTCTGTTCGCAGTGTAAAACGGACTGA